The nucleotide sequence TCCATGATGCAGCGGTCCATAGTATGGGCCGAGCTCCTCCCAATTGCCGGGCATCCGGTTCCGCTCATTCCGGAACGCGATCACCATTTCCGCGGAAGCCCATTGGGCATAGGAGTCGGGAATCGTCTTTGTGACCAATTGATGAATGTTGTAGGCAAGGACACCCCCGCCGACGATCCCGGCCAGTAATAAGATGACGGCGATATTCTTCCACTTTTTCATATTTCGAGATCCGGTTTCTTCACAGAAAAATCATCACCCGGGCTTGGCGGTGACCACGCCGAGCATTTTTCCTATGAGGAATCTTGAAATCACAATCACCCCTGTCACATAACAGATCATGATGAGGTAATGGGAGATCTGAAATCGGGGAAAATCAGCAATGAGGCCAAACTCCCGAAGAAAAGAACGGCGCAAACAAACCTGATCCAGAATTCCTCCCGGTCTCTTGGTGGCTCACTCATCTTCATGAATGCCCGCTGTCATCGCCCCCGACCTCATCGAAATCCGTCTCCCGCACACGTTTGCGATCACGCTGGATTTCCACATTCTTGCGGAGCATCTCGCGGAGTTCGACTCCTCCATGAACCGCTGGAATGGTCAGATGAGGGGTCGACCGATCGGAAGTTTCCAAGACGATGGAAGCTAGGCCGGTCAGGCGCATCCACCACGGGCGGATCATCAGTGAGTCCTTGACGCGATAGAGCTCTATCTCGTCGATGGTCTGGTTGATGATTCCGCTGGTGATGCGGAGCCGTTCGGTGGTGACCTCGAATACCTGCGAACGTACCAGCAGATAGCGCCAGAGAACGTATGCGGCGGGGAGAACAAGCGCGATCAGGACGATGGGCAGGAACGGTCCGCTCAACAACGCCCCGATGATGATGCAGGCCGCGACAAACAAGGCACCTGCGAATGGCCAGAGGTTGAGCCACTGCGAGGGGCTCCCTTTCCAAAACGATTTTTCTTCATTCATCGTCCGCATGATGATGGAGGCGGCGGTCGGACGGCAAGTGGAGAATCCCGCCGGGATTCCAAGGGGCTTGCCGAAATGGAATCATTTCGCAGGGATTTTCCAGTCCTTCGTCAGGGACACCTTCGCCGTCCCTTGGGAACGGATGACCGGACTGCCATTTCCACCCGTCCGGCAGTCCTGAACCGTGTCCGTTTCCTCCTTGAGAATGACCGGATGGAGGAGTGAAAGCCAGATCCTTCCAGAACCGACCGAGACCTCCTCATCCGTGAAATTTCCTTCAAAATCAGGAACCCTCTGCCGCTTGTGGCTGCCGTGGACCGTGAAGACCCCACAAGGGTGTCCGTGCACCGCACCGATGGAATCCAACCGGATCGTATATTTCCCCTCCGGGTTTCCCGTTACCAGCATGGGCAGCAAATCCTTCGGAACCTCGATTTCGGTGCCGATCTGGATGCGCTTTTTCCCCAGCCACAGCTTGCGGGGCGCCAGCGAATTTTCCTCCAACAACAGGTCGAACACGGGAGACAGTTGCTTGGACAAGGTCGCTCCACGGAATCCCCCGCTGCCGTCCGCGGTCCATTTGGAACCGTCTCTCTGGTAAGTCAGCGGAGCGCCCGGCGCCACGAGTTGTCGAACTGCGGGCTTTTTCGTTTTATCCTTCTTCTGCTCCTCGGGCACGGGTTCGGTAAAGGAGGATTCCAGAAGCGTGTAGCGGACCTGATCCCCCGCCCTTTCGAGATGCGTGACGGTCGTCTGCCTTCCTTTGAGCGACGTCGTGGTATTCCCGAGAATCGACGTCTCGAAGACACGTGAAACCACCTCATGCGTGCGGGTGACCTTTACATCCAGACGGGTCGGAAACGGCAGATCCTTGCGAAAGACGACACCTTCGGCTGTCCGATCGACGAGCTTCTCCAGCGACGGATCCACCTTGCCGGAATCATCCGCGGTATTTTTGTCACCCCCGCTTCCGACCGCCGACCGGGCCCTGCCCGCCAGGCTCCTCGCCTTGTCGCACGAGGGGATCGAGAGTGCCAGCAGGGCGATGGGAATGGTGTGGAATTTCATAAGTCAGATGTGGCCGCAGCAATCGAGGTGCTGGTTCATCTCGATGGCCGGCATTTCCTCCGTGGATGTTCCCACGACAATGGCCGGCACTCCGGCAACCGTCTTGTGCGGCGCGACGTCGTGCAGGACCACGCTGCCCGCGCCGACCTTGGCTCCGGTGCCGATCTCCACCCGTCCGAGAATCTTCGCTCCGGCACCCAGCAGCACTCCGGAACGGATGATCGGGTGACGGTTGCCCGTTTCCTTGCCGGTGCCACCGAGCGTAACCTCGTGCAAGATGGAAACGTCGTCCTCGATGATCGCGGTTTCTCCGACCACGAATGAGGTCGCGTGATCCAACAAGATTCCGCAGCCGATCCGCGCCGCAGGATGAATGTCCACCGAAAAGGCCTCGCTGGCGACACTTTGAAAATAAAGCGCCAGCCAGCGGCGCTCGTCCACCCACAGTTGGTGGGCGACGCGGTAGGTTGTCAGGGCGAGAAATCCCTTGAAGAAAAGCAGCGGCTCCAATGGAGAGAAGCACGCGGGATCACGCTCGAACATCGCCAGCAGATCGCGCGACGCGGCGTGAACGATCTGTGGATACGCCTCGAAAACGCCGGTGAGAAGCGGTTCCATGCTCACGCGGGGCATGTCCTCACGCGCCAGACGGCGCGCCAGACGGGCGCCGAGCGCCGCAGCCAGGGTCTCCCGCGAGAGGATCACGTCATGCACGAGGTGCTTGAGGGTGGGCTCATCCTTGGCCACACGATCCGCTTCTTCGCGGAGGGTTTGCCAGACGTTGCGGAGGTCCGCCACTTTTCCAGCGCAAAGCTTGGTTTTATTCTTGCTCGCCGGGAGAGTTTCGGTCTGTTGGGATTCGCTCATGAAGATTTCACAAAAATTGGAATACGCCTGCCGAGCGATGGCTCAACTGGCGAAATACCATGACGGGCGAACTCTTACACGGCTCGAAGACTTAGCGCAACGCGAAGCAGTGTCAGGAAACTTTCTCGTGCAAATTCTCAACGACCTGCGCCGCGCGGGTCTGGTGGAAAGCCGCAGGGGCAAGGCCGGTGGCTACCTGCTGGGCCGCCCCGCCAACCAGATCACGCTGCGCCAGGTGGTGGATGCAGTGGATCCCGCCCTGCTGCAATGCTCCGTCACGCCGGAGGGCGATTCCGGCCAGTCCGTGCGGCGGGCTTGGGAACAGGTGTCCTCTGGCTTCCAACAGTCTTTGGATGGAATCACCCTGGACAGCATGGCCAGCAAACAGAGCGATCCGATGTTCTACATCTGAAAAAGTTGCAGAGGTGCCTAACAGTTGTAATTTGTCAAGAAAGGTAAAATATTTCGCTGGATGCGAATGAAGATTTCAGTTAAATGACTGTCGTCTTTTCCAACCCCTTTCACCCCATGGCTGCACCTGTCGAACACACCCACCACATCAAGATCCGCTCGACGCAGATGGAAATTCCCTCCGGAAGCGGCAATCGCGAGGAAGATTTTGATCACAAACTGAAGGCTGCCGAGGAAGAGCTCGGTCGCATCCAGCTCCAGCGTGAGGAACTCGCCCGGAAAAAAAGCGAGCTTGAGGAACTCACCGGCCGCAAGCGCGCGTTCCTCACCCAGCAGGTGGAACTCAGCGAAAAACTGACGAATTCGCTCACGCTCATCGACCGCGAGTTGTTCGACATCCGCCAGGAAGCGGAAGATCTCGAGCAGTGCCGTGTCTGCTTCGCGGCGCATCTGGACAAGATCCAGAAAATCAATCCGGAAAACTGGTCCCGCGAGCAGGTGGCGGAGAAGCTTGAAAAGGCTTCGATGGCCATCGACATCGCGGCCGAC is from Luteolibacter yonseiensis and encodes:
- a CDS encoding PH domain-containing protein, with translation MNEEKSFWKGSPSQWLNLWPFAGALFVAACIIIGALLSGPFLPIVLIALVLPAAYVLWRYLLVRSQVFEVTTERLRITSGIINQTIDEIELYRVKDSLMIRPWWMRLTGLASIVLETSDRSTPHLTIPAVHGGVELREMLRKNVEIQRDRKRVRETDFDEVGGDDSGHS
- the cysE gene encoding serine O-acetyltransferase; the protein is MSESQQTETLPASKNKTKLCAGKVADLRNVWQTLREEADRVAKDEPTLKHLVHDVILSRETLAAALGARLARRLAREDMPRVSMEPLLTGVFEAYPQIVHAASRDLLAMFERDPACFSPLEPLLFFKGFLALTTYRVAHQLWVDERRWLALYFQSVASEAFSVDIHPAARIGCGILLDHATSFVVGETAIIEDDVSILHEVTLGGTGKETGNRHPIIRSGVLLGAGAKILGRVEIGTGAKVGAGSVVLHDVAPHKTVAGVPAIVVGTSTEEMPAIEMNQHLDCCGHI
- a CDS encoding RrF2 family transcriptional regulator; amino-acid sequence: MKISQKLEYACRAMAQLAKYHDGRTLTRLEDLAQREAVSGNFLVQILNDLRRAGLVESRRGKAGGYLLGRPANQITLRQVVDAVDPALLQCSVTPEGDSGQSVRRAWEQVSSGFQQSLDGITLDSMASKQSDPMFYI